The genome window CCGAAACCTCAGGGCCTCTCACGGACACACCGCCCACGGACCCGCCCTCCGCAGCACGCGGGACTCCGACCGGCACCCTCACCCCCACCTATACCCCAACGCCAACTCCCCGGGGGCCGGAGCAGGAGGCCACGCCGGTGGCGACGGCGGAGATCAGCTTCATCGCCTTGAATCCCTCGGCCACGCCGACCTCCGTCCACCTCCCCAACGGGGCCGCGCTCCAGCCGGAGGCCACCGCGACGGCCTCTCCCTCTCGCCTTCAGCCCACGGCCTCTCGCCGAGTTCAGGTCGCCACGCCGACGCCTCTGCCGCCTGATCGGATCGTCGCCACGAGCATCGGGCTGGACGCGCCGGTGGTGCCGGTCGGCCAGAGGATGGTGCAGGTGGGCGGGCAAACGGCGGTAATCTGGGACGTGGCCGACTACGCGGCGGGCTGGCACAAGGATTCGGCCCGGCCGGGGCAGCGCGGCAACATCGTCATCTCCGGGCATCACAACATTAAGGGGGAGGTCTTCCGTTACGTGGTGCAGCTGGAGGAGGGCGACGAGATCGTGCTATACGCAGGGGGCCGCCCTTACCGATACGTCGTCCAGCGCAAGATGATCCTGAAGGAGAAGGGAGAGCCCCTGGAGGTGAGGCAGAGGAACGCCCGCTGGATCGCCCCCTCCTCCGACGAGCGGCTGACGCTGGTGACCTGTTGGCCCTACACCAGCAACACCCATCGCGTCATCGTGGTCGCCAAGCCCGTGAGGACCCCGGCGGCCCACCCAACGTCCTCGCTCGACCACCTGACGCCATGAGCACATGACGGGAAACATCCCGCGAGTTTCCCAACGCGGTGGCCCTTTCTCTGGCCCCATAGCGAAGCGCGAGGCTGCCCGCGATCACATCTCCCCGCTGCGATCGCCCGGACGCACCGTCAGCGCCCAGCCGGCGGCGACGAGCCCGAGCAAGATCCAGAGGAACAGCCCGGGCTTGGCTCCCAGGGCGACCGCGTCCGTGAGGCCGTACACGTCATGGGCTACCAACCCCGCCAACGCGCCGGCGGCTGTCCAGCGCATCACCGGCGAGCCCGCGGTGCGGAAGGTCTGGTAAGCCAGCACGATCCCCAGGATCTGAATCGCCAGGAACGCGACCAGGCCGGGTATGCCCAGATCCACCCCCGTCTGCAGAAGCTCATTATGCGCATGGCCGATGTCCTGATCCGGCGGGACCAGGAAAAGCGGATATAAAATGGGAACCACGTATCGGAAGGTCCCCATCCCCATCCCCGTGAACGCGAAATCCTGGATCCCGTAGAGCGCCCGTGACCAGATCTCCACGCGCCCCTTCAAACTGATGCTGGTCACCGTTCCCAACTCAAGGGCATCCTCCCCGCCGCCATCCAGGAGCGCCGTCAGCTCATGGGGACGAACCACGAGGAAGAGGGATAGGATGGCCACACCTCCCAGAACCAGTGCCAGCCTTCCCCACCGCCCGGAGGCCGCGAACAGGAGCGTCCCCACGCCGACCGCGACGCCTATCCACGCGCTGCGGGACTGGGTGAGCAGCAGCACCAGAGCCATGGCCGCCGTCAATGCGGCGAGCAGCAGGCCGGCTGCCACGGTCGAGGGCGCACGGCGACGAGACCACAGCCCTATGGCGACCATCGGCGGGAGGAAGAAGACCCATGTCAGCGCGCCGCCGACCTCGTTCGGGTGAAACCCGCCCTCAGCGCCGGGAAGGCTGTGGATCAGCCGAGGAATCCTGCTCCCGATCTGCTGGAGGGCCGGGACCTTACTCCCCCACTGCGTGCCCACCAACACGAGCCCG of Chloroflexota bacterium contains these proteins:
- a CDS encoding sortase codes for the protein MAPRQDTQTRYCLGGRHALCPLYVAHAHGSAPSPPTRSWPHRILAAILVTILVLSSLAWYGWSHMGVPSFPTPGTTSAHRMALATAIAPIALAAPPRVTILPASSQTPPPQRTPWLTPTPQRAEETGEADALPPFHPETAETSGPLTDTPPTDPPSAARGTPTGTLTPTYTPTPTPRGPEQEATPVATAEISFIALNPSATPTSVHLPNGAALQPEATATASPSRLQPTASRRVQVATPTPLPPDRIVATSIGLDAPVVPVGQRMVQVGGQTAVIWDVADYAAGWHKDSARPGQRGNIVISGHHNIKGEVFRYVVQLEEGDEIVLYAGGRPYRYVVQRKMILKEKGEPLEVRQRNARWIAPSSDERLTLVTCWPYTSNTHRVIVVAKPVRTPAAHPTSSLDHLTP
- a CDS encoding O-antigen ligase family protein; protein product: MRRERWWTWVAVFLLGLAAPCLLFPGGWRTLALLVLPLILLGNRWFTGRFFRRTPYDVAIALLLLMVLVSLYATYDITVSLPKISGVLLGVTALYVVVGFAYTSGRFQITVFGLLAVIAAFTGLVLVGTQWGSKVPALQQIGSRIPRLIHSLPGAEGGFHPNEVGGALTWVFFLPPMVAIGLWSRRRAPSTVAAGLLLAALTAAMALVLLLTQSRSAWIGVAVGVGTLLFAASGRWGRLALVLGGVAILSLFLVVRPHELTALLDGGGEDALELGTVTSISLKGRVEIWSRALYGIQDFAFTGMGMGTFRYVVPILYPLFLVPPDQDIGHAHNELLQTGVDLGIPGLVAFLAIQILGIVLAYQTFRTAGSPVMRWTAAGALAGLVAHDVYGLTDAVALGAKPGLFLWILLGLVAAGWALTVRPGDRSGEM